GCTGTTAATGAAGCTACTTTACGAATTCGGGATCCTGCTACTAAAAAATTTGTAGATAAAACTTTCACCGAACAAATGGAAATTACCAACATAACAGGTAATATATCTCAACAAAATGACAAGCACTACATACACATTCATGTAACACTTGGGCGTTACGATTACACAGCATTAGCAGGACATTTGCTTACCGCTAAAATTAATGGCGCTGGAGAATTTGTTATAGAAAGTTTTGATGGAACCGTTAATCGTTATTCTGATGAGGAAACTGGTCTAAACTTGTACGATTTTTAGAAGTATATAGGCAATAAAGTACATAAAAAACAGGAAAATAGTAGTCCATTTAAGGCTTTTGGTTCGTGTCAAGCTTTTTGCTTAACCGAAAGTTTAGTATTTCAAAATCTCCTGTTTTTTATATACTAGCCGTTGTAAGATATTTGAGAGTAACATTATCATAAATTAAGCAACATACAATTATAACTCTCTTGAACCGTTTGAATAACATAAGACTTATCTGAATTCAAACCTTCTATATCGTTTATTTTATTAAATTCTCGCATATTAGCATCGCCCCACAAACTAAATTCAATGATTATTGGAGTTAATCGGATTCCTTTTTCTGTCAACAAATAAATATTCTCTTTTTTATTCTCAGGTATTTTTGTTTTGGATATTAAGTTATAAGATTCCAATAATTTTAATCGTGCAGACAAAATACTTGGAGCTATCCTCTCGTCCGAATCTGATATTTCTTTGAACGTCTTTTTATGTTTAATCAACATATCTCGGATAATTAACAAAGACCATTTATCACCTACAACATCGAGTGCAGAAGAGATTGGACAACCAGAACGAAATTCTTTTTTCATTTTTTAGGAATTATTACTACTAATTCGATAGTAATTATTACTTTTGCTTTCAATTCAATAGCAAAAATACAAAAATTATGTTAGCAGGTCATTTTACCACAGCACTAATAGCCAAACAAAAATTCCCAAAAGGAATCCTATTGTATTTTTTAATTATCTCACAATTGCAGGATATTTTATGGTTTACTTTTCATTATTTAGGACTTGAACCTACTGACCCGAGTGATGCTTTTGATGCTACCTTAAGTAATATGGCAGTTGATATGTTATATAGCCATGATTTAGCGCCTTTATTATTCTGGCTAGCTATCGCATTTGTAATCGGAAAATTATTATTTAAAAGCACGCAAATAGGATTAGTAAGTATGGTGTTAGTCTTTGTCCACTTTGTATTAGATTTCTTTTCTGGTCATATGCATCATCTGTTTGGAGCAGGTACAATGGAAGCTGGCCTTGGTCTTTATGCCTCCAGCACATATTTAGCCATTTTAATAGAAGCCATCTTCAGCATTGGCGCACTTTGGTATTTCTTTAGAGGTGAGGCAAAAAAAGGAATTATACGAACTACTAAAAATAAAGTAAGTATTATTTCTGTTTTCGCTTATGGAATTATTTTCATGTCACTAATTGCAACACGCTCTTTTAGAGAGCTTTTAAGTATTCCTGAATTTGATTTAGGTTTTAATACTAATATGCCTACGCTTATTTTTACGTATGCAGTTATGCTTTATTGCTTAAATTATTTTGTTCCGAAATACAAGGTTGCTTAAAAAACGGAACTATGATAGAAGGAATTGTCGGCTTTATAAAAGAATTGAAAATTCGTAACGAGTACTTATTTTATTTTGGCTTGTTATGTTTAATTCTGTCCATAGTTTGCATCGTTTTGACAAAAACAACGTCGACACAAATAAATGGAGTAAACGCTTGGTTTAAGCCTTTCAAATTTGCAGTATCAATAGGCTTATATTCTTGGACTATGGCTTGGTACTGCCATTATCTTTCCGACTTTAATGTCACACCTTTTAATTATATAGTACTAATATTGTTCGGTTTTCAACTTGCATATATTATTTTTCAAGCATCCAAAGGACAATTATCTCACTTCAATAGTAGCACACCTACCTATTCAATTTTATATTCATTAATGGGTTTATCAGCAGTACTTATTACACTATATACTGCTTATACTGGCTTACTTTTTTTTACACAGTCTTTTCCAAATTTACCTAGTTATTATGTTTGGTCAATTCGTTTGGGTATCTTTATTTTTGTTGTTTTTTCATTTGAAGGGGGGTTAATGGGTTCTCGTATGAACCACAGTGTTGGAGCTATCAATGATAATTCGAATTTGTGGATTCTAGGTTGGAGTAAGACTGTAGGCGATTTAAGAGTTTCTCACTTTATAGGAATGCATGCCTTACAACTAGTACCACTACTTTCCTTTTATATTTTTAAAAATACAAAAGCAACCATAGTTATTTCAATACTTTACGGTCTTCTTGCAACCACCACACTAATTCAGGCTTTAAAAGGAAAACCTATTTTTACACAAAAAATAGTAAAAGAATAGAACAAAAACGGCATATAACAAGCTATAAAAACAATTGCAGTTTAGATTTAAACTAAACCTACTTTTGTCTTTAATTAATAATAGTGCTACACGAAAGTAAGTAACTAACTATTCTATATACAAAAGCTAACTTAAGTTATACATACCTGTTTTTTTTGAAATTAAAAGTACCTAAACCTATGAAAGAAACAACTACTATTGTAATCTGTGGTGTTGGAATAGTTGGAGTAACAACTGCTTCTTATTTATTGAAAGAAAGAAGTAATCTTAGGTACTTTTAATTGATAAAAATCAGCCGTTATCATTTACGACAAGTAAGTCAGATAAAAATTTCAGAGATTATTTGCCTTAAAAAATTTTACGTCAATTTATGAGTGATAGCATTCTTTTAATCAAAGAATTAAGAGAACTATATGGAACAGATTCCTTTAATATGGGAACTACCCAATACATGCGTGATCCTAATCATAACTTATGACCGCTAGCTAGTAAGGAAGCAAAAAATGTTCCTGACTTAGGGCGTATATATCATGTAGATTAAAAAAGACGTATCACTATAAAACAAGATACCTCTCCTCTTATATTATACCCCAATAGCGTAGGTAGAGACTACTACGGAAAATATTATGATCGCTGCCTTTTTTAAAGGTAATTTTCTAGTAACAAAAATGGAGTGCTTTGTCCGCTAAAAGCGGTAATTTAAAGGTGCTGATGTCGTAAAACAAGATAGTAAAGGCAACTATTATGTAAGCAGTTGAGCCCTTGGAAAAGTTCGGAAAACAGAAGCTTCCACACTACTTATAGTAGGACTAGCATCTACCGCAGGTTTTCATCCAAACGAAGATAAAGACAGCTTATTAGTCCCCGATATGATAGCAGGAAAAATAGCTACAATACCCCCTAAAAATTAGTTTTGAAACAAACTTGTGTTGCGAACTCCAGAGAGCTGCTGCACTGATAAAAAAAATAAGCCTATTTGTTTGCACATTTTGACTCCTCCAAATTATTTTAACCTGTTTACAATACTATAATCTGGAGGAGTTGGCACCATACTTAGTAGCTTACTTTAGACTTGTTACCCAACTTATGCTCTATAATCGGGTACAAATCGTAAGTAGGATAAACTTCTGATCGAAAAGCTTTCCAAGCCGTTCTTTCTATGGCCAAATTCACCTCTTTGAGTTTTGAGGCGGGCA
This genomic stretch from Cellulophaga algicola DSM 14237 harbors:
- a CDS encoding PPC domain-containing DNA-binding protein, which gives rise to MKNLFFIVVCFAVSFLANAQSNSKLYTYKQFGDKYVVSIQNHSEITKAITAFVTEHDIKAGTITGIGAVNEATLRIRDPATKKFVDKTFTEQMEITNITGNISQQNDKHYIHIHVTLGRYDYTALAGHLLTAKINGAGEFVIESFDGTVNRYSDEETGLNLYDF
- a CDS encoding winged helix-turn-helix transcriptional regulator, translating into MKKEFRSGCPISSALDVVGDKWSLLIIRDMLIKHKKTFKEISDSDERIAPSILSARLKLLESYNLISKTKIPENKKENIYLLTEKGIRLTPIIIEFSLWGDANMREFNKINDIEGLNSDKSYVIQTVQESYNCMLLNL